GCAGCAAAGATGCCCGAAGGAATACCCAGGACCAGTGTGATCATGAAGGCTGCCGAGCCGAGCAACAATGTTACAGGAACCCGCTCCATCACCAGCTCGAGTGCGGGGCGTCCGTCGCGAAAGGAGAGGCCGAAGTCACCCTGCGCGATGGCCGAGAGATAGGTCAGGTATTGTTCGAGATAGGATCGGTCGAGACCCCATCGTTCGCGGAACCTGGCGATGGCATCGGGGGAGGCTTCGTCGGACATCATGATCTGGGCAGGGTCGCCCGAGGCGCGAAGCACGATGAAGACAAAGGTGACGGCCAGCAGCAGGGTCAGCGCGCCGCGGGCCAGCTTGGTAAGGACAAAAGTCAATTTCATTGCGACCACGCCCCGGTGCCGGCTGTCCAACCGCAGTCGACGATGGTCTGACCATCGACGATCCATTGGCGCAGATATTGTTCGTGCCCGTTGCATTCGGCGTGCAGGAGACGCGTTTCGACGGGTGGCACGAGGCCAAAGCGCGGGTCAGCTCCCGCGAGTGCTTCGACCAGTGGGCGCCCTTCGGTGCCATCCAGAGGCAGCCCCATTGTCGTCAGCACTGTTGGCAGAATGTCGGGCAGCCAGCACGGCGCTTCGGCGGTAAAGCCGCTGCGATAAGCGGGACCCTGCGCAGCAAGCACGGTTGAAAGCTCGCCCTTGTTCAGCCCCCCATGCATGCCGCCGCCGGGTGAAATCCAGGCGGCGAAAATGCAAGCGTCGATGTCCGGCCCATAGTTCTTGGAACAGTCGGTGGCGCGCAGCGTAAAGCCGATATCTGCGCCCCGCGCATGATTGTTACGGACGGCGCTCCAGGGGAGGGCGCCGGCAATGGGCGCGCCATTTGCTGCGGTGGCGAAGACCAGCCCGCAGAAATCCTGCCGGGTCAGCCAGTCAACCACCTCTTGTTTGTTCTGATCGCTCGTATCGTGCAGATACAGGCCGCTGAACGAGCCAATGGAGGCTCGACCGAATTCGGCTGGTATGATGTCCAGATTGGCCAGTTGGCGCTGACCCGTGATCTGGCCATGGTCCGACATGACAATGATGTTTTCGGGTCCGTTGCCGGCGCGCCACCAGTCAAGAATGCGACCAAAATTGTCGTCGCACCCTTTCTGGGCCTGCGCTGTTTGGGCTGCCGTCACGCCAAAGGCGTGAGAACTCATATCGGGATCATTCATCCAGTAGACGCAGAAGTCCGGATCATATGTGTCGTAGACAAGCCCGATCAAAACGTCAGTGGCATAGGTCATTCTGGCCGTGTTGGGCGCTTCCGCCGCGGGGATTTCGCCGAACCGGGTGAGGACTTGCTGGTGCAGATCCTGACTGGAAACGGGTGTGCCATGCATTGAAAACACCGGTTGGCTGAGCGCATGTGCGCTCGA
The DNA window shown above is from Devosia litorisediminis and carries:
- a CDS encoding alkaline phosphatase family protein; protein product: MSTGSTLLVTFDGLRRDRATADLMPNLDRFMREGSNFINSRSVFPSETRVAVTSTMTGCPPGSHGVVANQFIHPVRADGLFRTAEWDDLELAAQAGQLLDRPTMGQHMAKAGRTMAVVSTATKGASRMMNSSAHALSQPVFSMHGTPVSSQDLHQQVLTRFGEIPAAEAPNTARMTYATDVLIGLVYDTYDPDFCVYWMNDPDMSSHAFGVTAAQTAQAQKGCDDNFGRILDWWRAGNGPENIIVMSDHGQITGQRQLANLDIIPAEFGRASIGSFSGLYLHDTSDQNKQEVVDWLTRQDFCGLVFATAANGAPIAGALPWSAVRNNHARGADIGFTLRATDCSKNYGPDIDACIFAAWISPGGGMHGGLNKGELSTVLAAQGPAYRSGFTAEAPCWLPDILPTVLTTMGLPLDGTEGRPLVEALAGADPRFGLVPPVETRLLHAECNGHEQYLRQWIVDGQTIVDCGWTAGTGAWSQ